The following coding sequences are from one Triticum dicoccoides isolate Atlit2015 ecotype Zavitan chromosome 4A, WEW_v2.0, whole genome shotgun sequence window:
- the LOC119288473 gene encoding uncharacterized protein LOC119288473, translating into MARRLDQGGTDSSTIMRRQDGRRFEIEIMTSSRAAIWTRMNGFMQESLHEEEPIEVVDLVSDFETIIPKPNIGGRFWVLADHEDNVGGRVLPMTTDVKTKLSTPLCESFSMLAPAKGHKDRKVLDQKSEGLGKPSSMKIKPWKGSLPKLFGPPKDNAVTLDESVLADIPQFQSEENEILSAPFTEKEVLEDTGPGSATPPNPETLFLLLSPSPAKASFFSATGRRKPVTSTTSVPELQATQAEMGSAEDEFTPLSQLKYGMDKCKVQVRISWLWESFNPKNDTLFGLDCLLIDDQGKTMQARVEPGDIERFEHKLVEGQVYALSDFHVDVQRDYYMSCSNEWTMYIRRQTVVTEIEGDIDSIPLYSFKKGNLVHVAPACAGSREGSDHFGSIVRSLSLHFCKRLFPGLEPMTSWSQGSSFTTAPRLPFSFEFVNFKDLRSRCGDNSLLTDVLGHVVGVGELQEVTKRSRVIEICNASIRDLRGKVLGVTLYGDIASGFAEDMAEKGKDASVVAVFAGMSVDSSSSVCSTTSSEYYLDLEIPEVQEFRANLRIQQANPVPKKTPAQKLAESWRTIEQLKKLDPEEYDEDTTFLCRVSLIDIDCSNGWCYLGCDTCQKSMYGAPRKYKCARCGPIKRPVQWYKLKAKVEDATGTMDLMIFCEVAEELVGVSAEELVDNIEEDDEWYALPDEIEDLLGSTHTFQVFDKYVNGSFAVRSIMDDASVPAPAAAASQCKEKADPEGSQKPSKRLRGDDDSIN; encoded by the exons ATGGCCAGAAGATTGGATCAGGGAGGGACGGATTCCTCTACAATCATGCGTCGTCAAGATGGACGACGGTTTGAGATCGAGATCATGACATCCTCGCGGGCCGCTATTTGGACGCGGATGAACGGATTCATGCAG GAGAGTTTGCATGAGGAGGAGCCAATTGAAGTTGTCGATCTAGTGTCGGACTTCGAGACCATAATACCTAAGCCGAACATCGGAGGAAGGTTTTGGGTTCTCGCGGACCACGAAGACAACGTGGGCGGGCGCGTCTTGCCAATGACTACTGACGTAAAGACCAAGTTATCCACACCTCTGTGTGAATCGTTCTCGATGCTCGCGCCGGCCAAGGGGCACAAGGACAGGAAGGTTTTGGATCAAAAATCGGAGGGGCTCGGTAAACCCTCGTCGATGAAGATCAAGCCATGGAAAGGTTCCCTTCCCAAG ttgtttggaCCTCCGAAAGATAATGCCGTGACTCTAGATGAGAGTGTACTGGCAGATATCCCTCAGTTCCAGTCAGAGGAGAATGAGATCCTTTCTGCTCCTTTTACTGAGAAGGAGGTGCTTGAG GACACCGGCCCAGGCTCCGCCACTCCGCCCAACCCCGagaccctcttcctcctcctttctCCTTCTCCAGCAAAAGCTTCCTTCTTCTCGGCGACGGGGAGGAGAAAACCAGTTACATCTACGACTTCGGTTCCGGAG CTTCAAGCCACCCAGGCTGAAATGGGTTCAGCTGAGGATGAGTTCACCCCACTGTCTCAGTTAAAGTATGGAATGGACAAGTGCAAAGTGCAGGTGCGCATCTCGTGGCTGTGGGAGTCCTTCAATCCAAAAAATGACACTTTGTTCGGCCTTGACTGCCTTCTGATCGACGATCAG GGTAAGACTATGCAGGCGCGTGTAGAACCCGGTGATATAGAGCGGTTTGAACATAAGCTAGTTGAAGGGCAGGTCTATGCCTTGTCAGATTTTCATGTTGATGTGCAGAGGGACTACTATATGTCATGTAGCAATGAGTGGACTATGTACATTAGAAGGCAGACGGTGGTCACTGAGATAGAAGGAGATATTGATTCGATTCCCCTCTACAGCtttaaaaagggcaacctggtgcatgtagctcccgcttgcgcagggtccagggaagggtccgaccactttgggtctatagtacgcagcctttccctacatttctgtaagaggctgtttccaggacttgaacccatgacctcatggtcacaaggcagcagctttaccactgcgccaaggctccccttcagctTTGAGTTTGTTAATTTTAAGGATCTCCGTTCTAGGTGTGGTGACAACAGCTTATTGACAG ATGTTCTGGGACACGTAGTAGGTGTCGGGGAGCTACAGGAGGTCACAAAAAGATCCCGTGTTATAGAAATTTGCAATGCAAGCATTCGGGACTTGAG AGGAAAGGTACTGGGTGTCACACTGTATGGTGATATTGCTTCTGGTTTTGCTGAGGATATGGCCGAGAAAGGCAAAGACGCCTCGGTTGTTGCTGTCTTTGCAGGGATGTCTGTTGATTCCTCATCATCAG TTTGCTCTACAACGTCTTCAGAGTACTATTTGGATTTGGAAATACCAGAGGTGCAAGAATTCCGTGCGAA TTTGCGCATTCAGCAAGCAAACCCTGTTCCCAAAAAAACCCCAGCTCAGAAGTTAGCCGAGAGTTGGCGAACAATCGAACAGCTAAAAAAACTTGATCCGGAAGAGTATGACGAG GATACCACGTTTTTGTGCAGAGTCTCCCTGATAGACATAGATTGCAGCAACGGTTGGTGCTATCTTGGATGCGACACCTGCCAGAAGTCCATGTACGGGGCCCCAAGGAAATACAAGTGCGCCCGATGTGGCCCGATCAAGAGGCCAGTTCAGTG GTACAAGCTGAAGGCGAAGGTGGAAGACGCCACAGGCACAATGGACCTGATGATCTTCTGCGAGGTGGCGGAGGAGCTGGTCGGTGTCTCTGCAGAGGAGCTTGTCGATAACATTGAGGAAGACGACGAGTGGTACGCCCTGCCAGACGAAATCGAGGATCTTCTTGGCTCGACGCACACCTTCCAGGTTTTCGACAAGTACGTGAATGGGAGCTTCGCGGTGAGGTCGATCATGGACGATGCTAGCGTCCCAGCCCCAGCTGCAGCCGCTAGCCAATGCAAGGAGAAGGCTGACCCTGAGGGGAGCCAGAAGCCTAGCAAGCGCCTGCGAGGGGATGACGACTCGATCAACTAG
- the LOC119284493 gene encoding vacuolar protein-sorting-associated protein 37 homolog 1-like isoform X2, translating to MSWRIPLFGSQQQQQQQQPEPNFQNISTQSWYPPSVGGSSSHPSTPSSSGASPHQRASDHPQPSSRGQPSPAEAAGIIARLRDKSVDELQRLLKDKESYNAFFNSLDQVKTQNNLRDELRKETLQLARENLEKEQRISELRNQCTIIRTTELAAAEDRLAELERQKDEIMKSYSPAALLDKLQSTMAKLDEESEELHQKFLEKDIDLPTFVQKYKKLRAAHHKCALLHLSGKASLR from the exons ATGAGCTGGAGAATTCCTCTTTTCGG CtctcagcagcaacagcagcaacagcaacctGAACCAAATTTCCAGAACATATCTACGCAATCTTGGTACCCTCCCTCAGTAGGTGGTTCATCTTCACATCCATCCACACCCAGCTCTTCCGGTGCTAGTCCACACCAAAGAGCTTCAGATCATCCTCAGCCTTCATCACGTGGCCAACCGTCTCCAGCTGAAGCTGCAGGGATAATTGCTCGTTTGAGGGATAAGAG TGTTGATGAGCTGCAGAGGCTGTTAAAGGACAAGGAGTCATATAATGCTTTTTTCAATTCACTTGACCAAGTTAAAACACAGAACAAT TTACGCGATGAGCTTAGAAAGGAGACCCTGCAGCTTGCGA GAGAAAATTTAGAAAAGGAGCAGCGGATTTCAGAGCTCAGGAATCAG TGTACTATAATCAGAACCACAGAACTAGCAGCCGCTGAGGACAGGTTGGCCGAGTTGGAAAGGCAAAAGGACGAGATTATGAAGTCCTATTCTCCTGCTGCTCTGCTCGACAAGCTGCAAA GTACAATGGCGAAGCTGGACGAGGAGTCGGAGGAGCTGCACCAAAAGTTCCTGGAGAAGGACATTGACCTGCCGACCTTTGTGCAGAAGTACAAGAAGCTCCGTGCTGCACACCACAAGTGTGCGCTTCTCCACCTCTCCGGCAAGGCCTCGCTTCGCTGA
- the LOC119284493 gene encoding vacuolar protein-sorting-associated protein 37 homolog 1-like isoform X1, whose product MSWRIPLFGSSQQQQQQQQPEPNFQNISTQSWYPPSVGGSSSHPSTPSSSGASPHQRASDHPQPSSRGQPSPAEAAGIIARLRDKSVDELQRLLKDKESYNAFFNSLDQVKTQNNLRDELRKETLQLARENLEKEQRISELRNQCTIIRTTELAAAEDRLAELERQKDEIMKSYSPAALLDKLQSTMAKLDEESEELHQKFLEKDIDLPTFVQKYKKLRAAHHKCALLHLSGKASLR is encoded by the exons ATGAGCTGGAGAATTCCTCTTTTCGG CAGCtctcagcagcaacagcagcaacagcaacctGAACCAAATTTCCAGAACATATCTACGCAATCTTGGTACCCTCCCTCAGTAGGTGGTTCATCTTCACATCCATCCACACCCAGCTCTTCCGGTGCTAGTCCACACCAAAGAGCTTCAGATCATCCTCAGCCTTCATCACGTGGCCAACCGTCTCCAGCTGAAGCTGCAGGGATAATTGCTCGTTTGAGGGATAAGAG TGTTGATGAGCTGCAGAGGCTGTTAAAGGACAAGGAGTCATATAATGCTTTTTTCAATTCACTTGACCAAGTTAAAACACAGAACAAT TTACGCGATGAGCTTAGAAAGGAGACCCTGCAGCTTGCGA GAGAAAATTTAGAAAAGGAGCAGCGGATTTCAGAGCTCAGGAATCAG TGTACTATAATCAGAACCACAGAACTAGCAGCCGCTGAGGACAGGTTGGCCGAGTTGGAAAGGCAAAAGGACGAGATTATGAAGTCCTATTCTCCTGCTGCTCTGCTCGACAAGCTGCAAA GTACAATGGCGAAGCTGGACGAGGAGTCGGAGGAGCTGCACCAAAAGTTCCTGGAGAAGGACATTGACCTGCCGACCTTTGTGCAGAAGTACAAGAAGCTCCGTGCTGCACACCACAAGTGTGCGCTTCTCCACCTCTCCGGCAAGGCCTCGCTTCGCTGA